One Glycine max cultivar Williams 82 chromosome 3, Glycine_max_v4.0, whole genome shotgun sequence DNA window includes the following coding sequences:
- the LOC100779176 gene encoding hydroquinone glucosyltransferase has translation MEKTRYIAVIPGVGFSHLAPILQFSKQLVELHPHFHVTCIVPSLGSLPSASKAILETLPPNYINTILLPPVNPNDQLSQEDIPVLVKIHLTMSHSMPSIHKALKSLTSKATLVAMVVDSFAFEALDFAQEFNMLSYVYFPAAATTLSTLLHLPKLDEEISCEYRDFSDPIKVPGCVPFRGGDFYGPAQDRTSPVYKFLLQRVNRIRHVDGIFINSFLEMETSPIRALKDEDKGYPPVYPVGPIVQSGDDDAKGLDLECLTWLDKQQVGSVLYVSFGSGGTLSQEQITELAFGLELSNHKFLWVLRAPNNATSDAAYLGAQNDVDPLKFLPSGFLERTKEKGMVVPSWAPQIQVLSHSSVGGFLTHCGWNSILESVLKGVPFITWPLFAEQKMNAVLLSEGLKVGVRPRVSENGLVERVEIVDVIKCLMEGEEGAKMRERMNELKEDATNALKEDGSSTKALSQLPLYWKILA, from the coding sequence ATGGAGAAAACAAGGTACATAGCAGTTATTCCTGGTGTAGGATTCAGCCATTTAGCCCCCATTCTTCAGTTCTCAAAGCAACTTGTTGAGCTGCATCCACATTTTCATGTCACATGCATCGTTCCCTCACTTGGTTCTCTCCCAAGTGCCTCAAAAGCCATCCTAGAAACTCTTCCACCAAATTACATCAACACCATTTTGCTTCCACCGGTGAACCCTAATGACCAATTATCACAAGAAGACATTCCCGTACTAGTCAAAATTCATCTCACAATGAGTCACTCCATGCCATCTATACACAAAGCCTTGAAGTCCTTAACTTCTAAGGCTACCCTTGTGGCCATGGTAGTTGATTCTTTCGCCTTTGAAGCACTAGACTTTGCTCAAGAGTTCAACATGTTGTCCTATGTTTATTTTCCAGCAGCAGCTACAACACTGTCAACACTCTTGCATTTGCCCAAGTTGGACGAGGAAATATCCTGTGAGTATAGAGATTTCTCAGATCCTATCAAAGTACCAGGTTGTGTACCATTTCGTGGTGGAGATTTCTATGGTCCAGCTCAAGATAGAACTAGTCCAGTTTACAAATTCTTGCTTCAACGTGTTAACCGAATCCGTCATGTTGATGGGATCTTCATTAATAGCTTCTTGGAAATGGAAACAAGTCCTATAAGAGCATTGAAAGATGAGGATAAAGGGTACCCTCCTGTGTACCCTGTTGGACCAATTGTCCAAAGTGGTGATGATGATGCAAAAGGGTTGGACTTGGAGTGTTTAACATGGTTGGACAAACAACAAGTTGGTTCAGTTTTGTATGTTTCTTTTGGGAGTGGTGGAACACTTTCGCAAGAGCAAATAACTGAGCTTGCTTTTGGTTTGGAATTGAGTAATCACAAGTTCTTATGGGTTTTGAGAGCACCGAATAATGCAACATCTGATGCTGCTTATCTTGGTGCACAAAATGATGTTGACCCTTTGAAATTCTTGCCTAGTGGGTTTTTGGAGAGAACCAAAGAGAAAGGTATGGTTGTTCCTTCATGGGCACCCCAAATTCAAGTCCTTAGTCACAGTTCGGTTGGTGGATTCTTGACCCACTGTGGTTGGAATTCAATCCTTGAGAGTGTGCTAAAGGGTGTGCCGTTCATCACATGGCCACTATTTGCGGAGCAGAAAATGAATGCGGTTTTGCTAAGTGAGGGTCTCAAAGTGGGAGTGAGGCCAAGAGTTAGTGAAAATGGCTTGGTGGAAAGGGTGGAAATTGTTGACGTGATAAAGTGTCTAATGGAAGGGGAAGAAGGTGCGAAAATGCGTGAAAGaatgaatgaattaaaagaagATGCTACTAATGCACTCAAAGAAGATGGATCTTCTACAAAGGCCCTTTCTCAGTTGCCATTATATTGGAAAATTTTGGCATGA